A part of Aegilops tauschii subsp. strangulata cultivar AL8/78 chromosome 2, Aet v6.0, whole genome shotgun sequence genomic DNA contains:
- the LOC120973924 gene encoding disease resistance protein RGA4-like — translation MEIAAALVGAVATAAATTAASKLTTLIGNRHCEATVKEKAQFIKDEVRFINSLIKSMPKELGLSPLQTQCIVQLSRLACEIEDCVDLFHTGKTNTLTYDIDRLKTKSLEMRERIHTYLEIEKKMVPIGTDRLVEDHRRLLGTSHWGVERASQWAAAVPQELRDLLDDSNHRFWVDKNFNCLLYLCLFPPNQDVSTKPLMRRWVAEGLVDGANVAAENLRFFIDKSIIRSIHTSNNGEVETCQSTSQMHACISEKSKSQNFVLVCDGAARITELAEARRLSVHPPANGIPELNLLDDLPRLRTLAVFPADEANPDRYEAALDFFRYKVLRVLDLKKCAPLSEQRLKDIIIKHPQFLMKYLSINLGNINELPRSIMELNQLETLDLSGTASETVTVHKEVLLLPKLKHLLGKFQLNIMESNPLKSHSGLRDFLTNKSTLETLEGFVTGTRYGFQALMSLMKCLRIVKIWCKSDASQANLDILSSAIRKFIRRGTDEPHCGRSLSVDFEACLRGFMNEIDPVTAGILASLQLHGKLSQFPPFVAGLSVIEELCLCSTGLSWEVIQNGLIMVKGLKYLRLVEDNLVHFDMPPKADHLRSIERISIVSSRRLDITIPDEELPLLVSLQILCQALDVSPATANIQINHMNKLEKITLHHQLASGIRTKWEEGTSGHPNKPVLSFIKGP, via the coding sequence ATGGAGATTGCCGCAGCGTTAGTCGGTGCCGTAGCTACCGCTGCTGCTACCACCGCTGCGTCCAAGCTCACCACCCTGATAGGCAACCGACATTGTGAGGCGACGGTGAAGGAGAAAGCCCAATTCATCAAAGATGAAGTCCGGTTTATCAATAGTCTCATAAAGTCGATGCCCAAGGAGCTGGGGCTGTCGCCCTTACAGACTCAATGCATTGTACAACTGAGTCGCTTGGCATGTGAAATCGAAGACTGCGTAGATTTGTTCCACACCGGCAAGACCAATACTTTGACTTATGATATTGATCGACTCAAGACCAAATCACTTGAGATGAGAGAACGGATACACACATATTTGGAGATAGAAAAAAAGATGGTCCCCATTGGGACTGATAGACTTGTTGAAGACCACAGACGCTTGCTAGGGACTTCACACTGGGGTGTCGAAAGAGCTTCACAATGGGCTGCTGCTGTCCCCCAAGAGCTTCGGGATCTTCTTGATGACTCGAACCACCGTTTTTGGGTTGATAAGAATTTCAACTGCTTGCTATATTTGTGCTTGTTCCCTCCTAATCAAGATGTCAGTACTAAGCCCCTAATGAGGAGATGGGTGGCTGAAGGACTAGTGGATGGAGCCAATGTCGCTGCTGAGAATCTGCGCTTCTTCATCGACAAAAGTATCATCAGATCCATCCACACAAGCAACAATGGCGAGGTGGAGACATGTCAATCTACCAGCCAGATGCACGCGTGCATCTCTGAGAAGTCCAAGTCCCAGAATTTCGTCCTGGTGTGTGACGGCGCGGCCCGCATAACAGAGCTGGCCGAGGCCCGCAGGCTATCTGTGCATCCTCCCGCAAACGGCATTCCGGAGCTGAATTTGCTTGATGATTTACCTCGTCTACGGACCCTGGCGGTATTCCCTGCTGATGAGGCGAATCCCGACAGGTATGAAGCTGCTCTTGATTTTTTCAGGTATAAAGTGCTGCGGGTGTTGGATCTGAAAAAATGTGCTCCCTTGAGTGAGCAACGTCTCAAGGATATCATAATCAAGCACCCGCAGTTTCTGATGAAATATCTGAGCATCAATTTGGGCAACATTAACGAGCTTCCAAGGTCAATCATGGAACTGAATCAGTTAGAGACACTTGACCTGAGTGGAACTGCTAGCGAAACAGTGACGGTGCACAAAGAAGTCCTCCTGCTGCCCAAACTAAAGCATCTCCTTGGCAAGTTCCAGCTTAACATAATGGAGAGCAACCCATTGAAGTCTCACTCGGGTCTAAGGGACTTCCTGACAAACAAGAGTACACTGGAGACGCTGGAAGGATTTGTGACCGGTACGAGATATGGATTTCAAGCTCTGATGAGTCTGATGAAGTGTTTGAGGATAGTGAAGATATGGTGCAAATCCGACGCAAGTCAAGCAAACCTGGATATTCTTTCAAGCGCCATTAGGAAGTTCATTCGTCGTGGGACCGATGAGCCTCATTGCGGTCGGTCCTTATCGGTCGACTTCGAAGCATGCTTGAGAGGATTCATGAATGAAATAGACCCAGTGACGGCCGGCATACTTGCCTCGCTCCAGCTACACGGCAAACTAAGCCAATTCCCTCCGTTTGTTGCAGGACTTAGTGTTATTGAGGAGTTGTGCCTCTGTTCCACTGGTCTGAGCTGGGAGGTTATTCAAAATGGGTTGATCATGGTGAAGGGGCTGAAATATCTCAGGCTTGTTGAAGATAACCTTGTGCACTTCGACATGCCGCCTAAAGCTGACCACCTCAGGAGCATTGAGCGGATATCCATTGTGTCCTCGCGAAGGCTAGACATAACAATCCCAGATGAGGAGCTGCCACTTCTTGTGTCACTTCAAATCCTCTGTCAAGCTCTGGATGTTAGTCCTGCAACTGCCAACATCCAAATCAACCACATGAACAAGCTGGAGAAAATCACGCTCCATCATCAGCTCGCGAGTGGAATAAGAACTAAATGGGAAGAAGGAACAAGTGGCCATCCCAATAAGCCCGTCCTATCATTCATTAAAGGCCCCTGA